The sequence below is a genomic window from Polynucleobacter sp. MWH-UH19D.
TAACTCGGTTGCTCGTACTGAGATTGGCACTCCAAAGTTATCCGAAATTATTTCTACGCTTTATGAAACCGAGCGTCAAGTCCAATCACTATCCTTTAATGCAAAGGACTTTTTAAGTAAGGTAAATCCAACTCAAGAAGAGCTTCAGGCTTTTTATAGTGCCAATAGCAAATTATTTGAGAGCCCAGAGTACCTTGATGTGGAATACATCGTTCTTAAGGCCGATCCAAAAGAGGACGCTAAGGCTTTTAGTGAAAAGGCGGATCAATTCGCAAACATGACTTATGATCAATCTGATAGCCTGAAGCCAGCCGCTGATAAGCTAAAGCTATCTATTCAGAATCAAAAAGGCATGACGCGTTCTGGCCCAGCAAATGTATCGAGAGATCATCCTTTGGCTAATCCTAAGGTAGTTCAAGCTCTTTTTGGTGATGAGGCTCTAAAAAATAAACGTAATACTGAAGCCGTGCAAACCGCGCCTGGCGTTTTCGTTTCTGCTCGTGTGGTGGAATTTCATCCAGCACAAATTCTTCCATTTAAAGATGTAGCCAATGAGGTTAATCGTCAAGTTAGTCAGCGAGCTGCTGAAAAACTTGCGGTAGCTGCTGCGGCTGAGAAATATGCGTCTCTAGAGAAGGATCCCAAAAATACTTCCGGGTTTGCATCCCCGATATGGGTATCTCGCAATAAGCCTAGCAATATAGTCGGTCTAGCCTTGGATGATGTTATGTCTATTAACCCTGATAAATTCCCAGCCATCATTTCTGTGAGCAATCCTGGAGTGGGAGCAACACTCTATCGGGTCGACCAAGTGCGTCAACCAAATAGTGTGGATGCCAAAGTACACAAGGCTCAAGCACAGCAAATACAGGCACTTGCTGCCCAGTCTGAATTTGCTGGGTTCATGTCCTATTGGCGCGATGCTGCCAGTGTGAAGGTTATCAATCCACTGAAACCTCCATCTAGCGGATCCGGTAGCTAAACCCTAGATTTATTTCTTAGGCAAAACAAGTGATTGATATGGGGCCATAGCGCCCCATACGTTTTTAAAGAGTATTGCTTGGGCTGCAACATTTGGGTGAATGTTGTCTGCTTGAAATAATTCTTTATGCTGTGCCACACCATCTAAAAAAAATGGAAGAAGCTGTATGTCCTCTTGGGAAGCTAAAGCTGGATATAGCTCCCTAAATTGCTTTGTGTATTGCTGGCCGTAATTAGGGGGAATTTGCATGCCAAAGAGTAGTACTTTTGCGCCAGCTTGTTTAGATAGCCGAATCATTTTTTGTAAATTATTTTTGGTCTGTTCAATTGTTAAACCACGTAAGGCGTCATTTGCCCCAAGCTCTATAAAAACAATCTTAGGTTCTTTTGACTTTAAGAGGGTGGGGAGTCTTGTAAGACCACCAGAGCTAGTTTCTCCGCTAATGCTAGCGTTAAATACAGCCCAAGCACTTCCTTGTTTTTGTATTTCTTGATTTAGTAGGCCAACCCAGCCACTTCCACGGGGCAAGCCATATTCGGCTGAAAGGCTATCTCCTAAGACTAGGATAGTTGGGCTGGCATGTGCCCAAGAGTTAAATGTAAAGAACAGGCAAAATAGGCCTGTTGCTGCATATTTTTTAATCGTATTAGCTATTTGTTTTTGATGCATACATGACTATTTCTACAAAAGCGCTTATAGCAAATCACCTTCATAAAGAAGTTGTGACCAGCGATGGTGTATTGCCTATTTTGCACGAGATTGACTTCGCCATTGAATACGGAGAAAGTGTTGCGATTACCGGAGCATCTGGTTCGGGGAAAAGCACTTTACTCGGCTTAATGGCCGGTTTAGATCTCCCTAGCTCCGGATATGTTTCCTTAGTTGGGCAAAATTTAAATGAGCTGGATGAGGACGGTAGAGCAAGATTGCGGGGTCAGCACGTAGGTTTTGTGTTTCAGTCATTTCAATTGCTTTCTCACTTAACCGCTCTCGAAAATGTCGCATTACCAGCCCAAATGCAAGAACATCAAAATGCACTAGTTGAGGCAAAGGCTTGTCTAGAGAATGTAGGGCTCCAAGATCGTCTGAATCATTTTCCCAAGACTCTCTCTGGGGGTGAACAGCAACGTGTAGCCTTGGCAAGAGCCTTTATTACTAGGCCCAAAATTCTTTTTGCGGATGAACCTACTGGCAGTCTTGATGAGGCCAGTGGTAAGAGGGTAATTGATCTACTTTTTGACCTAAATCGGGCCAATCAATCCACCTTGATATTAGTTACCCATGACCCAGCCTTAGCTGGCAGGTGCCAGCGCCAAATTCGCCTTCAAGGCGGTCGTTTGGTGTAGGCAAAACCTTATAATCTAGGGATGTCCTTTTTCCACTTTTTGCCTGGCGCTGCAGCGCTTTCCGCCTTTCGTCAACATCGTCTTCTAGCTTCTTTGCAGTCCAAAGGAGTTGAGATTGAAGCTATAGAGGCACAATTTCTCCACCTAATCTGGTCCGAAGCTGAAATCAGCCACGAACAAGAACAAGTTCTCAATAATCTGCTCACTTATGGGCAACCATTTGTATCTCAGCTTTCAGTAGGAAAGACTTGGTTTGGCAAAGGTTCGGGAGATATTCAGGGTGCAATAGTTATCCCTCGATTTGGGACCGTTTCACCATGGGCCAGTAAAGCGACTGATATTGCTCGGCAATGTGGATTAGATGTTTTGAGAATTGAGCGTGGCGTTCAGTATTCTTGGAAATCTAAAAAGCCTTTAAGTCCAGAGCAGCACCAACAAGTATTGAATGCGATTCATGATCGCATGACTGAGGCGGTAATTGATTCTGTTGAATTAGCCAATCAGCTTTATCAAACGCTGGATGATCGTCCTTTAGCTCGAATTCCCGTGCTTAGTGAAGGTAGGGCGGCTTTAGATAAAGCAAACCAAGATCTTGGTTTAGCATTGTCTGAAGATGAAATAAGCTATCTTGCAGATAATTTTGTGCGACTTGAGCGCAATCCCAGTGATGTTGAGCTAATGATGTTCGCCCAGGCTAATAGCGAACACTGTCGTCATAAGATTTTTAATTCTAGCTGGACGATTGATGGCGAGGATCAAGATAAGTCACTATTTGCCATGATTCGTAATACGCATCAATTGCAGCCAGAAGGCACGATTGTTGCCTATTCAGATAATTCAGCGATTATGGCTGGCTGCGATGCGGAGACCTGGGCACCTCAGGGTAAAGAGCATCTTTATGTAAAAGATACGCGCATGGTTCACACCTTAATGAAGGTGGAAACGCATAATCATCCAACCGCAATTGCACCATTCCCCGGGGCATCTACAGGTGCAGGTGGAGAGATTCGCGATGAGGGTGCTACCGGAATTGGTGGACGCCCTAAAGCTGGGTTAACTGGTTTTTCTGTATCCAATTTGAATATTCCTGGCACCAATCTTCCATGGGAAAAAGAGTATTACGGAAAGCCTGACCGTATTGCAACACCTTTGCAAATCATGATTGACGGACCACTTGGTGGTGCTGCATTTAATAATGAGTTTGGGCGACCAATCCTTGGTGGTTATTTCCGCGTATTTGAACAGACACTGAGCGGCTTACGCCGTGGATACCACAAACCCATCATGATTGCGGGCGGAATTGGCAGCATCGATTCCATTCATACCCACAAGAAAGAAATTCAGCCTGGCCATTTATTGATTCAACTTGGCGGCCCAGGTATGCGCATTGGCATGGGCGGTGCAACTGGTAGCTCAGTAGCTACCGGCACCAATACTGCGGATTTAGATTTTGATTCTGTGCAGCGTGGCAACCCAGAAATGGAGCGTCGTGCTCAAGAGGTTATTAACGCCTGCCGCGCTCTGGGAAATCACAATCCAATTGTGTCAATTCATGACGTTGGCGCTGGTGGCTTGTCTAATGCTTTTCCTGAATTAGCTGATGGCGCAGGATTGGGCGCCCAGTTCAAGCTGCGTAGCGTTCCGCTTGAGGAGAGCGGCATGAGTCCTGCGGAGATTTGGTGTAACGAGTCTCAAGAACGATATGTATTGGCTATTGATGCTAAAGATTTGGAATTATTTAAATCCTTCTGTGAGCGTGAGCGTTGTCCATTTGCGGTCGTAGGTGAGGCAACTCAAGAACGTCAACTGCGACTACATGATGCCAATCAACCTACTGGATCAGATGATGCCTTGCCAATTGATATGCCTATGGAAGTCTTGCTTGGCAAACCACCACGCATGCATCGAGATGTAAAACGCGAGCAACATTCCTTTGATGAATTAGATGTAACAGATGTGGATTTGTCTCAATCTATTGCTTGGGTGCTTCAGCAACCAACAGTCGCCAGCAAGTCATTCCTGATTACGATTGGCGATCGAACAGTTGGCGGTTTAAATGCTCGTGATCAGTTTGTTGGTCCTTGGCAGGTCCCTGTAGCTGACTGCGCCGTCACCATGATGGATTACAAGGGGTATCGCGGTGAAGCAATGTCTATGGGTGAACGAACACCAGTTGCAGCAATTAATGCTCCCGCTGCGGCACGCATGGCTGTTGGAGAGGCAATCACGAATTTATTAGCGGCTGACATTGCCCGTCTTGCAGATGTAAAACTTTCAGCAAACTGGATGGCAGCTTGTGGCGCTCCTGGAGAAGATGCAAAGCTGTATGACTCTGTTAAAGCGGTTGGCATGGAGCTTTGTCCAGCTCTTGGTATATCTATTCCAGTAGGTAAAGATTCTTTATCGATGGCAACCGAATGGAAAGAGGGCGACCAAGCCAAGAAGGTAGTAGCACCAGTTTCTCTAATTATTTCTGCATTCGCATCAGTACACGACGTTCGAAAAACTGTAACCCCATTACTTAAGCTCAATAATTCAGATGGCTCGCCTCTAGAAACAGAATTGATCTTGATTGATTTGGGTCGCGGAAAAAATCGGATGGCAGGAAGCATTTTGTCCCAAGTGCTGAATCAGTCAGGCAAGACTACTCCAGACCTTGATCATCCAGAGGATCTCAAGAATCTTGCTGCTGCAATGATTGAACTTCGCAAGGACAAGCAATTGCTTGCCTATCATGATCGTTCTGATGGTGGTTTAATAGCCTGCGTGGCGGAGATGGCCTTTGCATCTCATATGGGTATCTCGATTAATGTCGACATGATTGCGGTTGATGCTGGTCAAGAACCTGATCATGGCGATGCTAAGAATTGGGCGCAACAAGTTTCTGGCCGACGTCATGAACAAACTATGCGCGCATTGTTTAATGAAGAGCTTGGTGCAGTAATTCAGGTTCGAAGAGATGATCGAGATGCGGTATTTGCTACGTTACGTAAGCTTGGTCTTAGCGCATTTAGCCATGTTATTGGCAAACCCAATACAAATGGCCGCATTGAAATCTGGCGTGACGCGAAGAATATTTTCGCCGAACCTCGTGAAGTATTGCAAAAGATGTGGACTAATACGAGTTATCAAATTGCTCGTATGCGTGACAACCCAGACTGTGCTGATTCAGAGTTTGCGCTATTAGATAACTTTGCTGACCCTGGCATGTCGCCTAAATTGACGTTTGATATTGTTGATGACATATCCGCGCCGTTTATCAATAAAAACGCTAGACCTAAGGTTGCCATTTTGCGTGAACAGGGTGTGAACTCACATGTTGAAATGGCTTATGCCGTTAACTGGGCGGGTTTTGATAGCTATGACGTACATATGTCGGACCTCTTAAGCGGCAAAGCCAAACTAGATGATTTTAGAGGCCTAATTGCTTGCGGTGGCTTTAGTTACGGAGATGTTCTAGGGGCAGGTGAGGGTTGGGCAAAAACCATTCTGTTTAACCAGCAGTTACGAGACCAATTCGAGAAATTTTTTAATCGCCAGGATAGTTTTGCCTTGGGTGTATGTAATGGTTGCCAAATGATGAGCAATCTCGCTGGCATTATTCCGGGAGCACAGGATTGGCCTAAATTTACACGCAATCAATCAGAGCAATATGAAGCGCGCCTAGTCATGGCGGAGGTTTTAGCCTCTCCATCCATCTTTACTCAAAGCATGGAAGGAAGTCAATTGCCAATTGCAATTGCACATGGCGAGGGGTATGCTAATTTCGGTCAACAGGGCAATTTAGAGCAGATTCAGAACCAAGGATTATCCGTACTCCGTTTTGTAGATCATGCGGGCAAGCCAACAGAGATCTATCCCATGAATCCAAATGGGTCTCCTGGCGGACTAACAGGGGTTACTACTCCTGATGGGCGTTTTACGGTAATGATGCCTCATCCAGAGCGGGTATTCCGCGCTGCGCAAATGAGCTGGTGCCCTCCAGACTGGCTTGATACCCCTGATGGTGCTAGCCCTTGGTTACGTTTGTTCCGTAACGCGCGAGTTTGGGCTAAATAAGCTTGCTGTCGATGGAGCCCGTAACGTTTTCCGAAAGCGGTGGCATTCGGTATTTGCACTTTGGAACAGACTTGATCCAAGGCGCAATGCGTATACGCGACCCCGATGAAATTTACCTTGAGTACAACCAACAGATGATGGCTTGGCTGCTGTTTCTTGAAACTAGGCCTGGAATGAAGGTTGCGCAATTGGGACTTGGCACAGGTGCCCTGACTAAATTTCAGCATCGGCATTGTCCAGCAGTTAAAACTACTGTAGTGGAATTAAATCCCGCAGTCATTGTGTCTGCACGCTCCATGTTTTTCACACCAGATGATGATCGTAGGCTGGAAACGCTACAAACCGATGCTAAGGCCTTTGTTAAGTCGAGTCGCTACAAGAACCAGTTTGATGCCGTACAAGTAGATTTGTACGATGCTATTTGCGATGGGCCAGCTGCTAGTTCGCTTGATTTCTACAAGGGCTGTTTCAATATTCTCAAAAGCCCAGGCGTAATGACAGTGAATCTGTTTTCACGTCATAAAAGCTTCGATATCAATCTTAAGAATATCTGTGAGGCTTTCGATAACCGCGTTTTATTGTTTCCAGAATCACATGACTGCAACGTTGTGGCGATGGCGTTCAAAGGCCCTAAGCTAGAAGCAGAATGGAAAGACGTTGCAAAACGTGCCAAGTTGATTATGGATAAAACTGGGCTGCCAACAAATACATGGGCGTCGGGACTTAGTCAAGCAAATGCCCGCCAAGAAAATAAGTTAAGCATATAGATTTGTTTTTGGTAATTCATGTGTAAATAAAAAGGCGATCTAGTAATCGCCTTTTTATTGGATACCTGACATTTGTCAGGTGTAGCCCATTACACGGTAACGGTATCTGCTACTTCGCTAAATGACTTAATCTTGTCAAAGTTCATATAACGATACACTTCTGCAGATTTCGCATTCAGAGACTCAACTTGCTCAAGATACTCTTTTGGAGTTGGTAGACGTCCTAAGAGGGCCGCAACAGATGCCAACTCAGCAGATGCCAAGAACACGCGTGTATCAATACCAAGACGATTTGGGAAATTACGTGTTGATGTTGAAACAGCAGTAGAGCCCTTGCGGATTTGCGCTTGGTTACCCATGCACAACGAGCAACCCGGCGTTTCCATACGAGCACCGGTACGACCCAAAATGCCGTAGTAGCCTTCTTCAGTCAGAACCATTTGATCCATCTTGGTAGGAGGCGCAATCCACAAGCGAGTTGGGATATCTGATTTACCTTCAAGCACTTTACCGGCAGCACGGAAGTGGCCAATATTTGTCATGCAAGAACCGATAAAGACTTCATCGATTTTCTCGACAGCAACTTCAGAGAGGAATTTAACATCATCTGGATCGTTAGGGCAGGCCAAGATCGGTTCTTTGATCTCGTTCATATCGATTTCAATGATCTCAGCATAGTCTGCATTAGCATCAGCCTTGAGCAATTCGGGCTTAGCAATCCATGCTTCCATTGCTTTAATGCGGCGACCTAAAGTACGCTTATCTTGGTAGCCATTAGCAATCATCCACTTCATCAAAGTGATATTGGATTGCATGTATTCAATAATTGGCTCTTTATTAAGCTGAACTGCGCAACCACCAGC
It includes:
- a CDS encoding peptidylprolyl isomerase; translation: MFDTVRKHQKILQLVLMLFIVPSFVMFGISSYSSFMDKETDLVKVSGKPITAQEVDNAAKRQAERVGGNLQIAQSLQFREAILNELLQQRILGFAVQNLRLQVGKEALIKSLQSIPQIRALYRQDGSFDDVRFKQLLASNGLNEEQFYAGQAFDLKINQLVNSVARTEIGTPKLSEIISTLYETERQVQSLSFNAKDFLSKVNPTQEELQAFYSANSKLFESPEYLDVEYIVLKADPKEDAKAFSEKADQFANMTYDQSDSLKPAADKLKLSIQNQKGMTRSGPANVSRDHPLANPKVVQALFGDEALKNKRNTEAVQTAPGVFVSARVVEFHPAQILPFKDVANEVNRQVSQRAAEKLAVAAAAEKYASLEKDPKNTSGFASPIWVSRNKPSNIVGLALDDVMSINPDKFPAIISVSNPGVGATLYRVDQVRQPNSVDAKVHKAQAQQIQALAAQSEFAGFMSYWRDAASVKVINPLKPPSSGSGS
- a CDS encoding arylesterase; protein product: MHQKQIANTIKKYAATGLFCLFFTFNSWAHASPTILVLGDSLSAEYGLPRGSGWVGLLNQEIQKQGSAWAVFNASISGETSSGGLTRLPTLLKSKEPKIVFIELGANDALRGLTIEQTKNNLQKMIRLSKQAGAKVLLFGMQIPPNYGQQYTKQFRELYPALASQEDIQLLPFFLDGVAQHKELFQADNIHPNVAAQAILFKNVWGAMAPYQSLVLPKK
- a CDS encoding ABC transporter ATP-binding protein, translating into MTISTKALIANHLHKEVVTSDGVLPILHEIDFAIEYGESVAITGASGSGKSTLLGLMAGLDLPSSGYVSLVGQNLNELDEDGRARLRGQHVGFVFQSFQLLSHLTALENVALPAQMQEHQNALVEAKACLENVGLQDRLNHFPKTLSGGEQQRVALARAFITRPKILFADEPTGSLDEASGKRVIDLLFDLNRANQSTLILVTHDPALAGRCQRQIRLQGGRLV
- the purL gene encoding phosphoribosylformylglycinamidine synthase → MSFFHFLPGAAALSAFRQHRLLASLQSKGVEIEAIEAQFLHLIWSEAEISHEQEQVLNNLLTYGQPFVSQLSVGKTWFGKGSGDIQGAIVIPRFGTVSPWASKATDIARQCGLDVLRIERGVQYSWKSKKPLSPEQHQQVLNAIHDRMTEAVIDSVELANQLYQTLDDRPLARIPVLSEGRAALDKANQDLGLALSEDEISYLADNFVRLERNPSDVELMMFAQANSEHCRHKIFNSSWTIDGEDQDKSLFAMIRNTHQLQPEGTIVAYSDNSAIMAGCDAETWAPQGKEHLYVKDTRMVHTLMKVETHNHPTAIAPFPGASTGAGGEIRDEGATGIGGRPKAGLTGFSVSNLNIPGTNLPWEKEYYGKPDRIATPLQIMIDGPLGGAAFNNEFGRPILGGYFRVFEQTLSGLRRGYHKPIMIAGGIGSIDSIHTHKKEIQPGHLLIQLGGPGMRIGMGGATGSSVATGTNTADLDFDSVQRGNPEMERRAQEVINACRALGNHNPIVSIHDVGAGGLSNAFPELADGAGLGAQFKLRSVPLEESGMSPAEIWCNESQERYVLAIDAKDLELFKSFCERERCPFAVVGEATQERQLRLHDANQPTGSDDALPIDMPMEVLLGKPPRMHRDVKREQHSFDELDVTDVDLSQSIAWVLQQPTVASKSFLITIGDRTVGGLNARDQFVGPWQVPVADCAVTMMDYKGYRGEAMSMGERTPVAAINAPAAARMAVGEAITNLLAADIARLADVKLSANWMAACGAPGEDAKLYDSVKAVGMELCPALGISIPVGKDSLSMATEWKEGDQAKKVVAPVSLIISAFASVHDVRKTVTPLLKLNNSDGSPLETELILIDLGRGKNRMAGSILSQVLNQSGKTTPDLDHPEDLKNLAAAMIELRKDKQLLAYHDRSDGGLIACVAEMAFASHMGISINVDMIAVDAGQEPDHGDAKNWAQQVSGRRHEQTMRALFNEELGAVIQVRRDDRDAVFATLRKLGLSAFSHVIGKPNTNGRIEIWRDAKNIFAEPREVLQKMWTNTSYQIARMRDNPDCADSEFALLDNFADPGMSPKLTFDIVDDISAPFINKNARPKVAILREQGVNSHVEMAYAVNWAGFDSYDVHMSDLLSGKAKLDDFRGLIACGGFSYGDVLGAGEGWAKTILFNQQLRDQFEKFFNRQDSFALGVCNGCQMMSNLAGIIPGAQDWPKFTRNQSEQYEARLVMAEVLASPSIFTQSMEGSQLPIAIAHGEGYANFGQQGNLEQIQNQGLSVLRFVDHAGKPTEIYPMNPNGSPGGLTGVTTPDGRFTVMMPHPERVFRAAQMSWCPPDWLDTPDGASPWLRLFRNARVWAK
- a CDS encoding spermidine synthase, translated to MEPVTFSESGGIRYLHFGTDLIQGAMRIRDPDEIYLEYNQQMMAWLLFLETRPGMKVAQLGLGTGALTKFQHRHCPAVKTTVVELNPAVIVSARSMFFTPDDDRRLETLQTDAKAFVKSSRYKNQFDAVQVDLYDAICDGPAASSLDFYKGCFNILKSPGVMTVNLFSRHKSFDINLKNICEAFDNRVLLFPESHDCNVVAMAFKGPKLEAEWKDVAKRAKLIMDKTGLPTNTWASGLSQANARQENKLSI